The genomic DNA GGCTTGCATGGGAGGGGAACTACGTCGCTTATTCATTTATACTTTATCTTCTTCAAGACCATTAATTAGAATCCATGTGTGTTCAAAGACAAAGAAACTCTAGTTACAAGAAGACGAGTCACCTTGTTACAAAGAATATAGGAGTTCATTATTATAATAAcgaaaactaaaagaaaaaataaaagtttattgCTATTTTTACTACCGGGAGCTGGATATGTTACAAAACTAATAAGCAATATGATCCCcgtataataaaacggaagtacacaatttttttttgtagattatataatttttataagttggttacaaaataagttatacattaaatataggttggttaaaaaaaatgttatagattaattggttaattTATGGGCTATAtaaatacacttaagaatatcctaaaaaatcttcttaaagagaatattccaataatttatacaatttcctaaataaaatctttagtattccatgtattgttacaaaatatatattgttaagcATAAAAGTATATTCTTAGgcgtaaaaaggaataaaatcttggcaattttatcacacttaatcgtgatttccgagattTTATTGtgcaactgaaaataaaatcttacctaagcacatgtcatattaaaaaactttcaccaaacatattcaaaaattaaaataaaaataaacaacaaacataatcatttctcatacataaaattacaaaattaacaatataaaacttacaaaatagatatttttttcaagtcattatatttaacatatgattttattgcataatgttttatctaaaaagcttttaaaaataataatataaattatattttattctaaaattatactaaaattataatataaacaaaatgaatgagTACGGATTTTAATCTAGTATATTGATATTATTAAGCAAGGaaagtttgaaaaaacaaaaacaaatcttgacCAATTCAACTATTATTGATAGTGGCATAGTGCGAGAGACTTTGCTATTTTCTTTTCGACATAAGTCAAAGTCATTAGTCGGTTCATCTAGAATCCCACGATCTCATTGTTATTACATAAGGTGTACCAGTCGTTGTTATTACATCTTCTGCGTAAGTCAACGTACACTATTAGTCAGCTCAACTTTAATATTCTTCTCCACTAATTTGAAATGACAAAGAAGTCATGTGTGGCTTTACCCAATAGTAGGGATAGAACACTGTTAGGCTTGTAGCAATGTAGAAACCGCGTTCACTAGTGGTAATATATGTGGTTAGCGTCTTCTATAAATGTCACAAGACTTACATAGACAAAAACCACAAAGAAGGAGAGAATGGGTTCGAAGTCTCCAAGTGTTGCTGCACTAGTGTTACCACTGCTTCTTATACTTTTCACTCTTTCCTCTCAAATTGAAGTCGTGGAATCTACAGGCCGCAAACTTTGTAAGTTTCTTAACAACAAATACACATTTTCTTAAAGGATTTTCGTAATTATAGGTAAATTACCGTATATTTCAATTACATAATTAGATCTGATGAATTCTATAATCATATATCATGCAGCCTCTTGACTTTGATTAAtaatggctttttttttttttgattaaacatCTCAAGAGGTTACATATTTGTATACAACTACAAGTCATTAGCCctaattatgtaatttaaatatgCTAATTTTACctttgattttgaaaaacacatatacatgaaaagagaaagagtgtATTGCAAGATATTTATTGagattaaacaatttttaagtaAAACTTGTAAAACGAACGAGCTTGAAATCAATTTCTCCACCAAAGtgaaacaacaatctctcttatttTTAGTTTGAACTTTAATATGGCAGCGTGGTGGTTTACGGGAACTCCCATTGTGTACACACCACCTTCAAGGTCATGTGGAACTTCTCCAGCAGTATACACTTCGAAATGGAGAAGACCCCGACCATGTAGGCTTCCTCCAGGAGGTGTTATTACTGCTTCTGATAAATCTCCTTAACTACGTGCTTTTGTGTCTCTGTGTCGGATTTTTCAAGTTCTATGCAATAATAAAGTGTCTGTGGTTTTAAGATTTGGTTTCTTNNNNNNNNNNNNNNNNNNNNNNNNNNNNNNNNNNNNNNNNNNNNNNNNNNNNNNNNNNNNNNNNNNNNNNNNNNNNNNNNNNNNNNNNNNNNNNNNNNNNNNNNNNNNNNNNNNNNNNNNNNNNNNNNNNNNNNNNNNNNNNNNNNNNNNNNNNNNNNNNNNNNNNNNNNNNNNNNNNNNNNNNNNNNNNNNNNNNNNNNNNNNNNNNNNNNNNNNNNNNNNNNNNNNNNNNNNNNNNNNNNNNNNNNNNNNNNNNNNNNNNNNNNNNNNNNNNNNNNNNNNNNNNNNNNNNNNNNNNNNNNNNNNNNNNNNNNNNNNNNNNNNNNNNNNNNNNNNNNNNNNNNNNNNNNNNNNNNNNNNNNNNNNNNNNNNNNNNNNNNNNNNNNNNNNNNNNNNNNNNNNNNNNNNNNNNNNNNNNNNNNNNNNNNNNNNNNNNNNNNNNNNNNNNNNNNNNNNNNNNNNNNNNNNNNNNNNNNNNNNNNNNNNNNNNNNNNNNNNNNNNNNNNNNNNNNNNNNNNNNNNNNNNNNNNNNNNNNNNNNNNNNNNNNNNNNNNNNNNNNNNNNNNNNNNNNNNNNNNNNNNNNNNNNNNNNNNNNNNNNNNNNNNNNNNNNNNNNNNNNNNNNNNNNNNNNNNNNNNNNNNNNNNNNNNNNNNNNNNNNNNNNNNNNNNNNNNNNNNNNNNNNNNNNNNNNNNNNNNNNNNNNNNNNNNNNNNNNNNNNNNNNNNNNNNNNNNNNNNNNNNNNNNNNNNNNNNNNNNNNNNNNNNNNNNNNNNNNNNNNNNNNNNNNNNNNNNNNNNNNNNNNNNNNNNNNNNNNNNNNNNNNNNNNNNNNNNNNNNNNNNNNNNNNNNNNNNNNNNNNNNNNNNNNNNNNNNNNNNNNNNNNNNNNNNNNNNNNNNNNNNNNNNNNNNNNNNNNNNNNNNNNNNNNNNNNNNNNNNNNNNNNNNNNNNNNNNNNNNNNNNNNNNNNNNNNNNNNNNNNNNNNNNNNNNNNNNNNNNNNNNNNNNNNNNNNNNNNNNNNNNNNNNNNNNNNNNNNNNNNNNNNNNNNNNNNNNNNNNNNNNNNNNNNNNNNNNNNNNNNNNNNNNNNNNNNNNNNNNNNNNNNNNNNNNNNNNNNNNNNNNNNNNNNNNNNNNNNNNNNNNNNNNNNNNNNNNNNNNNNNNNNNNNNNNNNNNNNNNNNNNNNNNNNNNNNNNNNNNNNNNNNNNNNNNNNNNNNNNNNNNNNNNNNNNNNNNNNNNNNNNNNNNNNNNNNNNNNNNNNNNNNNNNNNNNNNNNNNNNNNNNNNNNNNNNNNNNNNNNNNNNNNNNNNNNNNNNNNNNNNNNNNNNNNNNNNNNNNNNNNNNNNNNNNNNNNNNNNNNNNNNNNNNNNNNNNNNNNNNNNNNNNNNNNNNNNNNNNNNNNNNNNNNNNNNNNNNNNNNNNNNNNNNNNNNNNNNNNNNNNNNNNNNNNNNNNNNNNNNNNNNNNNNNNNNNNNNNNNNNNNNNNNNNNNNNNNNNNNNNNNNNNNNNNNNNNNNNNNNNNNNNNNNNNNNNNNNNNNNNNNNNNNNNNNNNNNNNNNNNNNNNNNNNNNNNNNNNNNNNNNNNNNNNNNNNNNNNNNNNNNNNNNNNNNNNNNNNNNNNNNNNNNNNNNNNNNNNNNNNNNNNNNNNNNNNNNNNNNNNNNNNNNNNNNNNNNNNNNNNNNNNNNNNNNNNNNNNNNNNaatacacttaagaatatcctaAAGAATctttttaaagagaatattccaataatttatacaatttcctaaataaaatctttagtattccatgtattgttacaaaatatatattgttaggcatAAAAGTATATTCTTAGgcgtaaaaaggaataaaatcttggcaattttatcacacttaatcgtgatttccgagattTTATTGtgcaactgaaaataaaatcttacctaagcacatgtcatattaaaaaactttcaccaaacatattcaaaaattaaaataaaaataaacaacaaacataatcatttctcatacataaaattacaaaattaacaatataaaacttacaaaatagatatttttttaagtcattatatttaacatatgattttattgcataatgttttatctaaaaagcttttaaaaataataatataaattatattttagtctaaaattatactaaaattataatataaacaaaatgaatgagTACGGATTTTAATCTAGTATATTGATATTATTAAGCAAGGaaagtttgaaaaaacaaaaacaaatcttgacCAATTCAACTATTATTGATAGTGGCATAGTGCGAGAGACTTTGCTATTTTCTTTTCGACATAAGTCAAAGTCATCAGTCGGTTCATCTAGAATCCCACGATGTCATTGTTATTACATAAGGTGTACCAGTCGTTGTTATTACATCTTCTGCGTAAGTCAACGTACACTATTAGTCAGCTCAACTTTAATATTCTTCTCCACTAATTTGAAATGACAAAGAAGTCATGTGTGGCTTTACCCAATAGTAGGGATAGAACACTGTTAGGCTTGTAGCAATGTAGAAACCGCGTTCACTAGTGGTAATATATGTGGTTAGCGTCTTCTATAAATGTCACAAGACTTACATAGACAAAAACCACAAAGAAGGAGAGAATGGGTTCGAAGTCTCCAAGTGTTGCTGCACTAGTGTTACCACTGCTTCTTATACTTTTCACTCTTTCCTCTCAAATTGAAGTCGTGGAATCTACAGGCCGCAAACTTTGTAAGTTTCTTAACAACAAATACACATTTTCTTAAAGGATTTTCGTAATTATAGGTAAATTACCGTATATTTCAATTACATAATTAGATCTGATGAATTCTATAATCATATATCATGCAGCCTCTTGACTTTGATTAAtaatggctttttttttttttgattaaacatCTCAAGAGGTTACATATTTGTATACAACTA from Camelina sativa cultivar DH55 chromosome 7, Cs, whole genome shotgun sequence includes the following:
- the LOC104701148 gene encoding uncharacterized protein LOC104701148 translates to MGSKSPSVAALVLPLLLILFTLSSQIEVVESTGRKLSWWFTGTPIVYTPPSRSCGTSPAVYTSKWRRPRPCRLPPGGVITASDKSP